One window of Medicago truncatula cultivar Jemalong A17 chromosome 2, MtrunA17r5.0-ANR, whole genome shotgun sequence genomic DNA carries:
- the LOC25481414 gene encoding olee1-like protein, with amino-acid sequence MARLFTVVALIVSAFCFASVLAAPNDASRKDQIFFVNGQIYCDPCAFQLQSRLSKPLKGVKVTFECTKGEKNVTFVKESTTDKDGFYNIKVHGYHEEEVCMVKPVNTKGTCTTFMENNIIVPTKMEGVVRVVRVVKPLAFRTKTIDEECYKLANELGLDKIDDN; translated from the exons atggcaaGATTATTTACTGTCGTTGCTCTCATTGTCTCAGCCTTTTGCTTCGCATCTGTCTTGGCTGCACCAAACGATGCTTCCAGAAAAGATCAAATTTTCTTTGTTAATGGCCAGATCTACTGTGATCCATGCGCCTTCCAATTGCAGTCAAGGCTGAGCAAACCCCTAAAAg GTGTTAAAGTGACTTTTGAGTGCACTAAGGGAGAGAAAAATGTGACATTTGTGAAGGAGAGTACCACCGACAAAGATGGTTTCTACAACATTAAAGTACACGGTTATCATGAGGAAGAGGTTTGCATGGTGAAACCCGTAAATACAAAGGGTACATGTACAACATTTATGGAGAACAACATCATTGTCCCCACCAAGATGGAGGGTGTCGTTCGCGTGGTTCGTGTTGTTAAACCCCTTGCATTCAGGACCAAGACAATTGATGAGGAATGTTACAAGCTTGCCAATGAGTTGGGTTTGGACAAGATTGATGATAATTGA
- the LOC120578400 gene encoding olee1-like protein has translation MSRLFTVVALIVSAFCFASVLAAPNDASRKDQIFFVNGQIYCDPCAFQLQSRLSKPLKGVKVTFECTKGEKNVTFVKESTTDKDGFYNIKVHGYHEEEVCMVKPVNTKGTCTTFMENNIIVPTKMEGVVRVVRVVKPLAFGTKTIDEECYKLANELGLDKIDDN, from the exons atgtcAAGATTATTTACTGTCGTTGCTCTCATTGTCTCAGCCTTTTGCTTCGCATCTGTCTTGGCTGCACCAAACGATGCTTCCAGAAAAGATCAAATTTTCTTTGTTAATGGCCAGATCTACTGTGATCCATGCGCCTTCCAATTGCAGTCAAGGCTGAGCAAACCCCTAAAAg GTGTTAAAGTGACTTTTGAGTGCACTAAGGGAGAGAAAAATGTGACATTTGTGAAGGAGAGTACCACCGACAAAGATGGTTTCTACAACATTAAAGTACACGGTTATCATGAGGAAGAGGTTTGCATGGTGAAACCCGTAAATACAAAGGGTACATGTACAACATTTATGGAGAACAACATCATTGTCCCCACCAAGATGGAGGGTGTCGTTCGCGTGGTTCGTGTTGTTAAACCCCTTGCATTCGGGACCAAGACAATTGATGAGGAATGTTACAAGCTTGCCAATGAGTTGGGTTTGGACAAGATTGATGATAATTGA
- the LOC25480998 gene encoding olee1-like protein: MARLFTVVALIVSAFCFASVLAAPNDASRKDQIFFVNGQIYCDPCAFQLQSRLSKPLKGVKVTFECTKGDKNVTFVKESTTDKDGFYNIKVQGYHEEEVCMVKPVNTKGTCTTFMENNIIVPTKMEGVVRVVRVVKPLAFRTKTIDEECYKLANELGLDKIDDN, from the exons atggcaagATTATTTACTGTCGTTGCTCTCATTGTCTCAGCCTTTTGCTTCGCATCTGTCTTGGCTGCACCAAACGATGCTTCCAGAAAAGATCAAATTTTCTTTGTTAATGGCCAGATCTACTGTGATCCATGCGCCTTCCAATTGCAGTCAAGGCTGAGCAAACCCCTAAAAg GTGTTAAAGTGACTTTTGAGTGCACTAAGGGAGATAAAAATGTGACATTTGTGAAGGAGAGTACCACCGACAAAGATGGTTTCTACAACATTAAAGTACAGGGTTATCATGAGGAAGAGGTTTGCATGGTGAAACCCGTAAATACAAAGGGTACATGTACAACATTTATGGAGAACAACATCATTGTCCCGACCAAGATGGAGGGTGTCGTTCGCGTGGTTCGTGTTGTTAAACCCCTTGCATTCAGGACCAAGACAATTGATGAGGAATGTTACAAGCTTGCCAATGAGTTGGGTTTGGACAAGATTGATGATAATTGA
- the LOC25480996 gene encoding olee1-like protein: protein MARLFTVVALIVSAFCFASVLAAPNDASRKDQIFFVNGQIYCDPCAFQLQSRLSKPLEGVKVTFECTKGEKNVTFVKESTTDKDGFYNIKVQGYHEEEVCMVKPVNTKGTCTTFMENNIIVPTKMEGVVRVVRVVKPLAFRTKTIDEECYKLANELGLDKIDDN from the exons atggcaagATTATTTACTGTCGTTGCTCTCATTGTCTCAGCCTTTTGCTTCGCATCTGTCTTGGCTGCACCAAACGATGCTTCCAGAAAAGATCAAATTTTCTTTGTTAATGGCCAGATCTACTGTGATCCTTGCGCCTTCCAATTGCAGTCAAGGCTGAGCAAACCCCTAGAAg GTGTTAAAGTGACTTTTGAGTGCACTAAGGGAGAGAAAAATGTGACATTTGTGAAGGAGAGTACCACCGACAAAGATGGTTTCTACAACATTAAAGTACAGGGTTATCATGAGGAAGAGGTTTGCATGGTGAAACCCGTAAATACAAAGGGTACATGTACAACATTTATGGAGAACAACATCATTGTCCCCACCAAGATGGAGGGTGTCGTTCGCGTGGTTCGTGTTGTTAAACCCCTTGCATTCAGGACCAAGACAATTGATGAGGAATGTTACAAGCTTGCCAATGAGTTGGGTTTGGACAAGATTGATGATAATTGA